From Camelus dromedarius isolate mCamDro1 chromosome X, mCamDro1.pat, whole genome shotgun sequence, one genomic window encodes:
- the FOXP3 gene encoding forkhead box protein P3, translating to MPNPRPAKPLAPSLVLGPSPGASPSWRAAPKAPDQLGAKGPGTTFQGRDLRGGAHASSSSLNPMPPSQLQLPTVPLVMVAPSGTRLGPSPHLQALLQDRPHFVHQLSTVDAHARTPVLQVRPLDSPAMISLPPPTAATGVFSLKARPGLPPGINVTSLEWVSREPALLCAFPSPSVPRKDSTLSTVPQGAYSLLANGVCKWPGCEKVFEEPEGFLKHCQADHLLDEKGRAQCLLQREVVQSLEQQLVLEKEKLDAMQAHLAGKMATTKAPSAASSEKGSCCIVAAGTQGTAGPAWPGPQEAPDGLFAVRRHLWGSHGNSTFPEFFHNMDYFKFHNMRPPFTYATLIRWAILEAPEKQRTLNEIYHWFTRMFAFFRNHPATWKNAIRHNLSLHKCFVRVESEKGAVWTVDEFEFRKKRSQRPSRCSNPTPGS from the exons ATGCCCAACCCCAGGCCAGCCAAGCCCTTGGCCCCTTCCTTGGTGCTCGGCCCATCACCAGGAGCCTCACCCAGCTGGAGGGCTGCACCCAAGGCCCCAGACCAGCTGGGAGCCAAGGGCCCAGGGACAACTTTCCAGGGCCGGGACCTCAGAGGGGGGGCCCacgcctcctcttcctccttgaaCCCCATGCCACCATCGCAGCTGCAG ctgcCCACAGTGCCCCTTGTCATGGTGGCACCCTCCGGAACACGGCTgggtccctctccccacctgcagGCACTCCTCCAGGACAGGCCACACTTTGTGCATCAG CTCTCAACAGTGGATGCCCATGCCCGGACCCCCGTGCTGCAGGTGCGCCCACTGGACAGCCCAGCTATGATCAGCCTCCCGCCACCCACTGCTGCTACTGGGGTCTTCTCCCTCAAGGCCCGGCCCGGCCTGCCACCTG GGATCAACGTGACCAGCCTGGAGTGGGTGTCCAGGGAGCCAGCACTGCTCTGTGCCTTCCCAAGCCCCAGTGTGCCCAGGAAGGACAG CACCCTTTCGACTGTGCCCCAGGGCGCCTACTCACTGCTGGCAAATGGTGTCTGCAAGTGGCCCGGATGCGAGAAGGTCTTCGAGGAGCCAGAGGGCTTCCTCAA GCACTGCCAGGCAGACCACCTCCTGGATGAGAAGGGCAGGGCTCAGTGTCTTCTCCAGAGGGAGGTGGTGCAGTCTCTGGAGCAACAG CTGGTGCTGGAGAAGGAGAAGCTGGATGCTATGCAGGCCCACCTGGCTGGGAAGATGGCCACAACCAAGGCTCCATCTGCG gcatCATCTGAGAAGGGCTCCTGCTGTATCGTAGCCGCTGGCACCCAGGGCActgctggcccagcctggcccggCCCCCAGGAGGCCCCTGACGGCCTGTTTGCTGTGCGGAGGCACCTCTGGGGCAGCCATGGAAACAGCACATTCCCAG AGTTCTTCCACAACATGGACTACTTCAAGTTCCACAACATGCGGCCCCCTTTCACCTATGCCACCCTCATCCGTTGG GCCATCCTGGAGGCTCCCGAGAAGCAGCGGACCCTCAATGAGATCTATCACTGGTTTACACGCATGTTCGCCTTCTTCAGAAACCACCCTGCCACCTGGAAG AATGCCATCCGCCACAACCTGAGCCTGCACAAGTGCTTTGTGCGTGTGGAGAGTGAGAAGGGGGCCGTGTGGACCGTGGATGAGTTCGAGTTCCGCAAGAAGAGGAGCCAGAGGCCCAGCAGGTGTTCCAACCCCACACCTGGCTCCTGA
- the CCDC22 gene encoding coiled-coil domain-containing protein 22 → MEEADRILIHSLRQAGTAVPPDVQTLRAFTTELVVEAVVRCLRVINPAVGSGLSPLLPLAMSARFRLAMSLAQACMDLGYPLELGYQNFLYPSEPDLRDLLLFLAERLPTDASEDADQPAGDSAILLRAIGSQIRDQLALPWVPPLLRTPKLQHLQGSAPQQPFHASRLVMPELSSRGEPREFQASPLLLPAPTQVPQPASRAASLLERHAIQLCQHTGRDRPGDEDWVHRASRLPTQEDTRAQRHRLQKHLAEHLRQTWGRLGPPPQARDLGELLQAWGAGARTGAPKGSRFTHSEKFTFHLEPEAQAAQVSDVLATSRRPEQDTWAAQEQELESLREQLEGVNRNIEEVEANMKTLGISLVQVETECRQSELSTAEREQALRLKSRAVELLPDGAANLAKLQLVVESSAQRVIHLAGQWEKHRVPLLAEYRHLRKLQDCREMESSRRLAEIQELHQSVRAAAEEARRKEEVYKQLMSELETLPRDVSRLAYTQRILEIVGNIRKQKEEITKILSDTKELQKEINSLSGKLDRTFAVTDELVFKDAKKDDAVRKAYKYLAALHENCSQLIQTIEDTGTIMREVRDLEEQIETEMGKKTLSNLEKIREDYRALRQENAGLLGRVREA, encoded by the exons ATGGAGGAGGCGGACCGAATCCTCATCCATTCCCTGCGCCAGGCCGGCAC GGCAGTTCCTCCAGATGTGCAGACCCTGCGAGCCTTCACCACTGAGCTGGTTGTAGAAGCTGTGGTCCGCTGCCTGCGTGTGATCAACCCTGCTGTGGGCTCGGGCCTCAGCCCTCTGCTGCCTCTGGCCATGTCTGCCCGGTTCCGTCTGGCCATGAGCCTGGCTCAGGCCTGCATG gacCTGGGCTATCCCTTGGAGCTTGGCTATCAGAACTTCCTCTACCCCAGTGAGCCTGACCTCCGGGACCTGCTTCTCTTCTTGGCTGAGCGTCTGCCCACTGATGCCTCTGAGGATGCAGACCAGCCTGCAG GTGACTCAGCTATCCTCCTCCGGGCCATCGGGAGCCAAATCCGGGACCagctggccctgccctgggtcCCACCCCTCCTTCGCACTCCTAAGCTTCAGCACCTCCAG GGCTCGGCCCCCCAGCAGCCTTTCCACGCCAGCAGGCTGGTCATGCCTGAGTTGAGTTCCAGAGGAG AGCCCCGGGAGTTCCAGGCGAGTCCCCTGCTGCTaccagcccccacccaggtgcCCCAGCCTGCCTCCCGGGCAGCCTCGCTCCTCGAACGCCACGCCATCCAACTCTGCCAGCACACAGGCCGGGACCGCCCCGGGGATGAGGACTGGGTCCACCGGGCATCCCGCCTCCCCACCCAG GAGGATACTCGGGCTCAGCGGCATCGGCTGCAGAAGCATCTGGCCGAGCATCTGCGCCAGACCTGGGGCCGGCTAGGGCCCCCACCACAAGCCCGAGACCTGGGAGAGCTGCTGCAGGCCTGGGGTGCCGGGGCCAGGACTGGTGCTCCCAAAGGCTCCCGCTTCACACATTCAGAGAAGTTCACCTTCCATCTG GAGCCTGAGGCCCAGGCAGCCCAGGTGTCAGATGTGCTGGCCACCTCCCGGAGGCCTGAACAG GACACGTGGGCAGCTCAGGAGCAGGAGCTGGAATCTCTCCGGGAGCAGCTGGAGGGAGTGAATCGCAACATTGAAGAGGTGGAAGCCAACATGAAAACGCTGGGAATCAGCCTCGTGCAG GTGGAGACCGAGTGCCGGCAGAGTGAGCTCAGCACAGCGGAGCGCGAGCAGGCCCTACGTCTGAAGAGCCGGGCGGTGGAGCTGCTGCCCGACGGGGCTGCCAACCTCGCCAAGCTGCAG CTCGTGGTAGAGAGTAGTGCCCAGCGAGTCATCCACTTGGCGGGTCAGTGGGAAAAGCACCGGGTCCCACTCCTTGCTGAGTACCGCCACCTCCGAAAACTCCAGGATTGCAGAGAG ATGGAATCTTCTCGACGGCTGGCAGAGATCCAAGAGCTACACCAGAGCGTTCGGGCAGCTGCTGAAGAGGCCCGCCGGAAGGAGGAGGTCTATAAGCAGCTG ATGTCAGAGCTCGAGACCCTGCCCAGAGATGTGTCCCGGCTGGCCTACACCCAGCGCATCCTAGAGATTGTGGGCAACATCcggaagcagaaggaagagatCACTAAG ATCTTGTCTGATACGAAGGAGCTTCAGAAGGAAATCAACTCCCTTTCTGGGAAGCTGGACCGGACGTTTGCAGTGACTGATGAGCTCGTGTTCAAG GATGCCAAAAAGGATGATGCTGTTCGGAAGGCCTACAAGTATCTAGCTGCCTTGCATGAG AACTGCAGCCAGCTCATCCAGACCATCGAGGACACAGGCACAATCATGCGGGAGGTTCGAGACCTTGAAGAGCAG ATCGAGACGGAGATGGGCAAGAAGACCCTCAGCAACCTGGAGAAGATCCGAGAGGACTACCGAGCCCTTCGCCAGGAGAACGCTGGCCTCCTGGGCCGGGTCCGTGAGGCCTGA